A genomic stretch from Candidatus Latescibacterota bacterium includes:
- a CDS encoding succinylglutamate desuccinylase/aspartoacylase family protein, translated as MKGRPAFSLGGEHVAAGKAKLCELPVARIPTDPLTWLRLRAKVLHGRRPGRVVWISAAVHGDELGGVEIIRRVLRELDPRLLAGTLIAVPFVNVFGAMGGSRYLPDRRDLNRSFPGSPKGSLAARLANIFLTDIVERCDFGIDLHTGSDGRTNLPQIRADLDDPETRRCAEAFAAPVMMNGKPPAGSLRATTNRQGIHSLLYEAGEALRFDEDAIEMGVAGVLRTLSALEMTPEAAPPAAERPSLEVAAATWLRARRSGLFRARTTLGARVAKGDLVGKINDPFGVASNPVRAREDGVVIGLNLNPLVGQGDALVHLGLLTGA; from the coding sequence ATGAAGGGACGCCCGGCGTTCTCCCTGGGCGGCGAGCACGTCGCCGCCGGCAAGGCCAAGCTCTGCGAGCTCCCCGTGGCGCGCATCCCCACCGACCCGCTGACCTGGCTCCGACTGCGCGCGAAGGTGCTGCACGGCCGGCGGCCGGGCCGCGTGGTCTGGATCAGCGCCGCCGTCCACGGCGACGAGCTCGGCGGCGTGGAGATCATCCGCCGCGTGCTGCGGGAGCTCGATCCGCGCCTGCTCGCCGGCACCCTGATCGCCGTGCCCTTCGTGAACGTCTTCGGCGCCATGGGCGGCTCGCGCTACCTGCCCGACCGGCGCGACCTGAACCGCAGCTTTCCCGGCTCTCCCAAGGGGTCGCTGGCCGCGCGGCTGGCGAACATCTTCCTCACCGACATCGTGGAGCGCTGCGACTTCGGGATCGATCTGCACACGGGCTCGGACGGCCGGACCAACCTGCCGCAGATCCGCGCCGACCTGGACGACCCCGAGACCCGCCGCTGCGCCGAGGCCTTCGCGGCCCCGGTCATGATGAACGGCAAGCCGCCGGCGGGCTCGCTGCGCGCCACCACGAACCGCCAGGGCATCCACAGCCTGCTCTACGAGGCGGGCGAGGCCCTGCGCTTCGACGAAGACGCCATCGAGATGGGCGTCGCGGGCGTGCTGCGCACCCTGTCCGCGCTGGAGATGACCCCCGAGGCCGCGCCGCCCGCCGCCGAACGGCCCAGCCTCGAGGTCGCCGCCGCCACCTGGCTGCGCGCGCGGCGCAGCGGGCTGTTCAGGGCCCGCACCACGCTGGGGGCCCGCGTGGCCAAGGGCGACCTCGTCGGCAAGATCAACGACCCCTTCGGCGTGGCCAGCAACCCCGTGCGCGCGCGCGAGGACGGCGTGGTCATCGGCCTCAACCTGAACCCGCTGGTGGGCCAGGGGGACGCGCTCGTCCACCTGGGCCTGCTGACCGGAGCGTGA
- a CDS encoding lipocalin family protein: protein MLLLLALLPAVAAAQDAPPPLRTVDHVDLDRYLGRWYEVAHIPNRFQKQCACCSSAEYALQEDGRLRVVNRCVKEDGELDEAGGVAEIVDRESNAKLRVSFVSFLGWRPFWGDYWIIGLDPDYRWAVVGTPDRKYGWVLSWTPALEAADRERVEAVLRDGGYALEAFVTDRQEASP from the coding sequence CTGCTCCTGCTGCTGGCCCTGCTGCCGGCCGTCGCCGCCGCCCAGGACGCGCCGCCTCCCCTGCGGACGGTGGACCACGTGGACCTGGACCGCTACCTCGGCCGCTGGTACGAGGTCGCGCACATCCCCAATCGCTTCCAGAAGCAGTGCGCCTGCTGCAGCAGCGCCGAGTACGCGCTGCAGGAGGACGGCCGGCTGCGCGTGGTGAATCGCTGCGTCAAGGAAGACGGCGAGCTCGACGAAGCCGGGGGCGTGGCGGAGATCGTGGACCGCGAGAGCAACGCGAAGCTGCGGGTGAGCTTCGTCAGCTTCCTGGGCTGGCGGCCGTTCTGGGGCGACTACTGGATCATCGGCCTCGATCCGGACTACCGCTGGGCCGTGGTCGGCACGCCCGACCGCAAGTACGGCTGGGTGCTGTCGTGGACCCCGGCGCTGGAGGCAGCGGATCGGGAGCGCGTCGAGGCCGTCCTGCGCGACGGCGGCTACGCGCTCGAGGCCTTCGTGACGGACCGGCAGGAAGCGTCGCCCTGA
- a CDS encoding PD40 domain-containing protein, protein MPDGIVGNWVPVQLTIGGESTDAGSMGAWEPGVIQLTNYVGGTGAGEATWSPDGEWIYYTRRMGAGESPPNQYDIWRVPSRGGAPVRVTNTSYNENWPDIWSNTGQIAFGRDGTENGNLDGDYDIWVAGFGLVEAVDPNFATQGVLDRTPAWSRDVDLGVNIAWSSEDELGRPIIRLGGSVPISIFGAGFNPRFDPLDGRHIVYGSYNGQVPYLYVGDILDGSYTLLNTPETFRGTGDWGVNGKIVYVSGDGLGDLWTIDPDGTNASLLYGSPSSEGGPRWSPTADRVVFGSHRFGNFDLYVYTLPPE, encoded by the coding sequence ATGCCGGACGGGATCGTCGGCAACTGGGTCCCCGTGCAGCTCACGATCGGCGGCGAGTCCACGGACGCGGGCAGCATGGGCGCCTGGGAGCCCGGCGTGATCCAGCTGACGAACTACGTGGGCGGCACCGGCGCGGGCGAAGCCACCTGGTCGCCGGACGGCGAGTGGATCTACTACACCCGGCGCATGGGCGCCGGCGAGAGCCCGCCGAATCAATACGACATCTGGCGCGTGCCTTCGCGGGGCGGAGCGCCGGTCCGGGTGACGAACACCAGCTACAACGAGAACTGGCCGGACATCTGGAGCAACACCGGGCAGATCGCCTTCGGCCGCGACGGCACCGAGAACGGCAACCTGGACGGCGACTACGACATCTGGGTCGCGGGCTTCGGCCTGGTGGAGGCCGTGGATCCGAACTTCGCCACGCAGGGCGTCCTCGATCGCACGCCGGCCTGGTCGCGTGACGTGGACCTCGGCGTCAACATCGCCTGGAGCTCCGAGGACGAGCTCGGCCGCCCCATCATCCGCCTGGGAGGCTCGGTTCCGATCTCGATCTTCGGCGCGGGATTCAATCCCCGCTTCGATCCCCTCGACGGCCGGCACATCGTCTACGGGAGCTACAACGGCCAGGTCCCCTACCTCTACGTCGGCGACATCCTGGACGGGAGCTACACCCTGCTGAACACCCCCGAGACCTTTCGCGGGACCGGGGACTGGGGTGTGAACGGGAAGATCGTCTACGTGTCGGGCGACGGCCTCGGCGACCTCTGGACCATCGACCCCGACGGCACGAACGCGAGTCTGCTCTACGGCTCACCTAGCTCGGAGGGCGGCCCGCGCTGGTCGCCCACGGCCGACCGGGTTGTCTTCGGGTCGCACCGCTTCGGCAACTTCGACCTCTACGTCTACACGCTGCCGCCGGAATAG
- the katG gene encoding catalase/peroxidase HPI: MTDHNADRAGGCPVTGANATVGARSNQAWWPDQLNLKILHQNPPAMNPLGARFNYAKAFKSLNYAALKKDLETLMTDSQDWWPADYGHYGGLFIRMAWHSAGTYRIADGRGGASSGTQRFAPLNSWPDNVNLDKARRLLQPIKQKYGKKISWADLMILAGNVAIESMGLKTFGFGGGREDVWEPEEDIYWGPETTWLGDERYKGERELDNPLAAVQMGLIYVNPEGPNGNPDPVASGRDIRETFARMAMNDYETVALTAGGHTFGKSHGAGDVALVGPEPEAAPIQQMGLGWHNRHGSGKGDDTTGSGLEGSWTSDPARWDHEYLKNLFEYEWELVRSPSGAQQWTPTAASMARKAPAAHDASQRRPLMMTTADMALRMDPIYAPIARHFMEHPKEFEQAFAKAWYKLTHRDMGPIARYLGPEVPSEELIWQDPVPKADYKPVSARDIAALKKQILASGLSVGQLVATAWASASTFRNSDKRGGANGARIRLAPQKDWAANEPARTAKVIKALEKIRKDFNGAQKGGKQVSLADLIVLGGGAAIEKAAADAGHKVEVPFAPGRTDTTQKLTDAESFAPLEPTADGFRNYLGPNRHAGTPEALLVDRAQLLGLSAPEMTALVGGLRVLGANHGETRHGVFTDSPGTLTNDFFRGVLDLDTEWKPAGEHVYEGRDRATGKVKWSGTRVDLVFGSNSQLRAVSEVYGARDGEKLFVKDFVAAWTKVMNADRFDLA; encoded by the coding sequence ATGACGGATCACAACGCAGACCGAGCAGGCGGGTGCCCGGTGACGGGCGCCAACGCGACCGTCGGGGCCAGGTCGAATCAGGCCTGGTGGCCCGACCAGTTGAACCTGAAGATCCTCCACCAGAACCCGCCGGCGATGAACCCGCTCGGCGCGCGCTTCAACTACGCCAAGGCCTTCAAGTCGCTCAACTACGCGGCGCTCAAGAAGGACCTCGAGACGCTGATGACGGACTCGCAGGACTGGTGGCCCGCCGACTACGGCCACTACGGCGGCCTCTTCATCCGCATGGCCTGGCACAGCGCGGGCACCTACCGCATCGCCGACGGCCGCGGCGGCGCCTCCAGCGGCACGCAGCGCTTCGCGCCGCTGAACAGCTGGCCCGACAACGTCAACCTCGACAAGGCCCGCCGCCTGCTCCAGCCCATCAAGCAGAAGTACGGCAAGAAGATCTCCTGGGCCGACCTGATGATCCTGGCCGGCAACGTGGCGATCGAGTCCATGGGCCTCAAGACCTTCGGCTTCGGCGGCGGTCGCGAGGACGTCTGGGAGCCCGAGGAGGACATCTACTGGGGCCCCGAGACCACCTGGCTCGGCGACGAGCGCTACAAGGGCGAGCGCGAGCTGGACAACCCGCTCGCCGCCGTCCAGATGGGCCTCATCTACGTGAACCCCGAGGGGCCGAACGGCAACCCGGACCCCGTGGCGTCGGGGCGGGACATCCGCGAGACCTTCGCGCGCATGGCGATGAACGACTACGAGACGGTGGCGCTCACCGCCGGCGGCCACACCTTCGGCAAGAGCCATGGCGCGGGGGACGTCGCCCTGGTGGGGCCGGAGCCGGAAGCCGCGCCGATCCAGCAGATGGGCCTCGGCTGGCACAACCGCCACGGCAGCGGCAAGGGCGACGACACCACGGGCAGCGGCCTCGAGGGCTCGTGGACGAGCGACCCCGCGCGCTGGGACCACGAGTACCTGAAGAACCTCTTCGAGTACGAGTGGGAGCTGGTGAGGAGCCCGTCGGGCGCGCAGCAGTGGACGCCCACGGCGGCCTCCATGGCGCGCAAGGCGCCGGCGGCGCACGATGCGTCGCAGCGGCGCCCGCTCATGATGACCACCGCGGACATGGCGCTGCGGATGGATCCCATCTATGCGCCCATCGCGCGGCACTTCATGGAGCACCCCAAGGAGTTCGAGCAGGCCTTCGCGAAGGCCTGGTACAAGCTGACGCACCGCGACATGGGGCCCATCGCGCGCTACCTCGGTCCCGAGGTGCCGTCCGAGGAGCTGATCTGGCAGGACCCCGTCCCCAAGGCCGACTACAAGCCGGTCAGCGCGCGCGATATCGCCGCGCTCAAGAAGCAGATCCTCGCCTCGGGGCTGAGCGTGGGGCAGCTGGTGGCGACGGCCTGGGCGTCCGCGTCCACCTTCCGCAACAGCGACAAGCGGGGCGGCGCCAACGGCGCGCGCATCCGTCTCGCGCCGCAGAAGGACTGGGCAGCGAACGAGCCGGCCCGGACCGCCAAGGTGATCAAGGCGCTGGAGAAGATCCGCAAGGACTTCAACGGCGCGCAGAAGGGCGGCAAGCAGGTCTCGCTGGCGGATCTGATCGTGCTGGGCGGCGGAGCGGCCATCGAGAAGGCCGCCGCCGACGCGGGTCACAAGGTGGAGGTCCCCTTCGCGCCGGGTCGCACCGACACGACGCAGAAGCTGACCGACGCCGAGTCCTTCGCGCCGCTCGAGCCCACGGCGGACGGCTTCCGCAACTACCTCGGTCCGAATCGCCACGCGGGAACGCCCGAGGCGCTGCTCGTGGATCGCGCGCAGCTGCTCGGCCTCAGCGCGCCGGAGATGACGGCCCTGGTCGGCGGCCTGCGCGTCCTGGGCGCGAACCACGGCGAGACCCGTCACGGCGTGTTCACGGACAGCCCGGGCACGCTCACCAACGACTTCTTCCGCGGCGTCCTCGACCTGGACACCGAGTGGAAGCCGGCGGGCGAGCACGTCTACGAGGGACGCGACCGCGCCACCGGCAAGGTCAAGTGGTCGGGCACCCGCGTGGACCTGGTCTTCGGCTCCAACTCGCAGCTCCGCGCCGTGTCGGAGGTCTACGGCGCCAGGGACGGCGAGAAGCTCTTCGTGAAGGACTTCGTGGCGGCCTGGACCAAGGTGATGAACGCGGACCGCTTCGATCTCGCCTGA
- a CDS encoding transcriptional repressor — MTSDGQRLRDHGLQVTAQRLAVLRAVSAFPHATADALVETVRGEIGSISRQAVYDALRVLVDKRLIRRIQPAGSAARFEDRVNDNHHHLICRSCGAMVDVDCAVGAAPCLTAKDDHGYAIDEAEVVYWGRCPSCQE, encoded by the coding sequence ATGACCAGCGACGGACAGCGCTTGCGCGACCACGGTCTGCAGGTCACGGCCCAACGCCTGGCCGTGCTGCGGGCCGTGTCCGCGTTCCCACATGCCACGGCGGACGCGCTCGTCGAGACGGTGCGGGGAGAGATCGGTTCGATCTCCCGTCAAGCGGTCTACGACGCGCTTCGCGTCCTGGTGGACAAGCGCCTCATCCGCCGGATCCAGCCGGCCGGCTCGGCGGCGCGCTTCGAAGACCGCGTGAACGACAACCACCACCACCTCATCTGCCGCAGCTGCGGCGCGATGGTGGACGTGGACTGCGCGGTCGGAGCGGCGCCGTGCCTGACCGCGAAGGACGATCACGGCTACGCGATCGACGAGGCCGAGGTCGTCTACTGGGGGCGCTGTCCGTCGTGTCAGGAGTAG
- a CDS encoding TetR/AcrR family transcriptional regulator, with protein sequence MAKTATARRKLLDAALTVIREKGFAATTVDELCARAGVSKGAFFHHFASKEALGVAAAEHWSAVTGALFESAPYHRRATALDRVLDYLAFRRSLLRGGIPEFTCVVGTMVQEAYGLHPGIREACGESIFGHAGTLEADIAEAMRDHGVEAGWTAASLAAHTQAVLQGAFVLAKAKDDVSVAIESVDHLRRYVELLFTGATSKLSEA encoded by the coding sequence ATGGCCAAGACAGCGACAGCCCGGCGCAAGCTCCTCGACGCGGCCCTCACGGTGATCCGCGAGAAGGGCTTTGCGGCCACCACGGTGGATGAGCTCTGCGCCCGCGCCGGTGTCAGCAAGGGCGCCTTCTTCCACCACTTCGCGAGCAAGGAGGCGCTGGGCGTCGCGGCGGCCGAGCACTGGTCCGCGGTGACGGGCGCGCTGTTCGAGTCGGCGCCCTATCACCGCCGCGCGACGGCGCTGGACCGCGTGCTGGACTACCTGGCCTTCCGCCGCTCCCTGCTGCGTGGCGGGATCCCCGAGTTCACCTGCGTGGTGGGCACCATGGTGCAGGAGGCCTACGGACTGCACCCCGGCATCCGCGAGGCCTGCGGCGAGAGCATCTTCGGGCACGCCGGCACGCTGGAGGCGGACATCGCCGAGGCGATGCGCGACCACGGGGTGGAGGCGGGCTGGACGGCCGCCAGCCTGGCGGCGCACACCCAGGCCGTGCTTCAGGGCGCGTTCGTCCTGGCCAAGGCCAAGGACGACGTGTCCGTCGCCATCGAGAGCGTGGATCACCTGCGGCGCTACGTCGAACTGCTGTTCACCGGCGCCACGAGCAAACTGAGCGAAGCATGA